The following coding sequences lie in one Periophthalmus magnuspinnatus isolate fPerMag1 chromosome 24, fPerMag1.2.pri, whole genome shotgun sequence genomic window:
- the tmem244 gene encoding transmembrane protein 244, whose translation MLLDYCCRCCGVTLIKRHGPLSLKTTPSDTWVVLQNLLMCMVCFYSLYYIAVSLCIGLLRVHEINSFLAPFDYTTQPSWQNPKYLVSVISTEVTYFLGGLVFAWIVEEWVWDYAITVTLLHVAMTVAVMSDFPSAEHWWIALGSGLVMMIFGGQLLAYRLFRSNFVYPEELQNF comes from the exons ATGTTGTTGGATTACTGCTGCCGCTGCTGTGGAGTCACGCTCATCAAACGCCATGGACCCCTGTCACTCAAGACCACACCCAGTGACACCTGG GTTGTTCTGCAGAATCTGTTGATGTGCATGGTGTGTTTCTACTCTCTGTACTACATCGCTGTGAGCCTCTGCATTGGACTGCTCAG AGTTCATGAGATTAACAGCTTTTTGGCTCCGTTCGACTACACAACACAACCATCATGGCAGAACCCCAAATACCTGG TGAGTGTCATCTCCACAGAGGTGACCTATTTCTTGGGCGGCTTGGTTTTTGCTTGGATTGTGGAAGAGTGGGTTTGGGACTACGCCATCACTGTCACTCTGCTGCATGTTGCCATGACTGTAGCAG TGATGTCAGACTTCCCCTCTGCAGAACACTGGTGGATAGCTCTGG GCTCTGGGCTGGTGATGATGATATTTGGAGGGCAGCTCTTGGCTTACAGACTCTTCAGGAGTAACTTTGTCTATCCAGAGGAGCTGCAGAACTTCTGA